One Thioclava electrotropha DNA segment encodes these proteins:
- the murD gene encoding UDP-N-acetylmuramoyl-L-alanine--D-glutamate ligase codes for MIPVQGFDGQKVAVLGLGRSGLATAAALRAGGAEPLCWDDSPEGRARAEEAGYSCRDLTRHGAFEEVAALIVSPGIPHLYPRPNQVISAAMEAGVPVDNDIGLFFASWATDDFMRYDQAPRTICVTGSNGKSTTTALIHHILEEAGRPTQMAGNIGRGVLDLEPAENGEVVVLELSSYQTDLARALTPDIAVFTNLSPDHLDRHAGMGGYFAAKRRLFAEGGPDRAVIGVDEPEGVYLANQIMMGRNDDRLIRVSSARKLGDWGWSVYARKGFLSEWRKGKQVASIDLRDVTGLPGAHNHQNACAAYAAVRALGIAPRVIEQAFHSFAGLPHRSQTIAEKRGVRWVNDSKATNTDSAAKALEAFPNIRWIAGGLGKEGGVASLSEHLGAVKKAYFIGHSARDFALELAVEHEICETMEAAVAACARDAEEGDTVLLAPAAASFDQYPNFEKRGDHFAQLVDALPG; via the coding sequence ATGATCCCGGTGCAGGGCTTTGACGGACAGAAGGTGGCGGTGCTCGGGCTCGGGCGCTCGGGTCTGGCGACGGCGGCCGCGTTGCGCGCAGGCGGGGCCGAGCCGCTGTGCTGGGATGACAGCCCCGAGGGTCGCGCCCGCGCCGAGGAAGCGGGTTATAGCTGCCGCGACCTGACGCGCCACGGCGCTTTCGAGGAGGTCGCGGCCCTGATCGTCTCGCCCGGCATTCCGCATCTCTATCCCAGGCCCAACCAGGTGATTTCGGCGGCGATGGAGGCGGGCGTGCCCGTCGATAACGATATCGGCCTGTTCTTCGCCTCCTGGGCGACCGATGATTTCATGCGCTACGATCAGGCACCGCGCACGATCTGCGTCACCGGCTCGAACGGGAAATCCACGACGACGGCGCTGATCCATCACATTCTGGAAGAGGCCGGGCGACCGACGCAGATGGCGGGCAATATCGGGCGCGGCGTGCTCGATCTGGAACCCGCCGAGAATGGCGAGGTCGTGGTGCTGGAACTGTCCTCCTATCAGACCGATCTGGCGCGCGCGCTGACGCCGGATATCGCGGTCTTCACCAATCTCTCGCCGGACCATTTGGATCGCCACGCAGGCATGGGCGGCTATTTCGCGGCCAAGCGTCGACTGTTCGCCGAAGGCGGCCCGGATCGCGCGGTGATCGGCGTCGATGAGCCCGAGGGCGTCTATCTCGCCAATCAGATCATGATGGGCCGCAACGATGACAGGCTGATCCGGGTGTCCTCGGCGCGCAAGCTGGGGGATTGGGGCTGGTCGGTCTATGCGCGCAAAGGGTTCCTCAGTGAATGGCGCAAAGGCAAGCAGGTGGCCTCGATCGACCTGCGCGACGTCACCGGGCTGCCCGGCGCGCATAACCACCAGAACGCCTGCGCGGCCTATGCCGCCGTGCGCGCGCTGGGAATTGCACCACGCGTGATCGAACAGGCGTTCCATTCTTTCGCCGGGCTTCCGCATCGCAGCCAGACCATCGCGGAGAAGCGTGGGGTGCGCTGGGTCAACGACTCCAAGGCGACCAACACCGACAGCGCCGCGAAGGCGCTCGAAGCCTTCCCGAACATCCGCTGGATCGCGGGCGGTCTGGGCAAGGAGGGCGGGGTGGCCTCGCTGTCCGAGCATCTCGGCGCGGTGAAGAAGGCCTATTTCATCGGCCATTCCGCGCGCGATTTCGCACTTGAACTGGCGGTCGAGCATGAGATTTGCGAGACGATGGAAGCCGCCGTCGCCGCCTGCGCCCGCGATGCCGAAGAGGGCGATACGGTCCTGCTGGCGCCTGCAGCGGCCAGCTTCGACCAATATCCGAATTTCGAGAAACGCGGCGATCATTTCGCGCAGCTCGTGGACGCGCTGCCCGGCTGA
- a CDS encoding Flp family type IVb pilin, which yields MKLLKLASLRRLKNDEEGVTVVEYGIALAVALGIASAVYQNLGNEIAGTMADAGELMPGDAVNAATVTANAN from the coding sequence ATGAAACTGCTCAAACTCGCTTCGCTGCGCCGTCTGAAGAATGACGAAGAGGGCGTCACGGTCGTCGAATACGGCATCGCGCTGGCGGTGGCACTGGGCATCGCAAGTGCCGTCTATCAAAATCTCGGTAATGAGATCGCAGGCACCATGGCTGATGCTGGCGAACTGATGCCCGGAGACGCTGTTAATGCCGCGACCGTAACGGCCAACGCGAACTGA
- the cpaB gene encoding Flp pilus assembly protein CpaB, with protein sequence MRIASLLTFTAGLAVAGGSAYLARDFFEAKYKREVAAEREGLVEVLAAAQNIPFGQTIEAQKLTSISWPKEALPPGVFTDYAALLPAAGGEPRRARAEIAQGELILASKVSNYGEKVTIVQTLGPNSRAMAIQVNAASGVGGFVTPGDRVDVMMTRGNNDTLKTVTILQDVRVIGVDQEADEKVKTPGVARTVTVEVSPDQGQRLALAQKAGTLSLTLRTLDEAESDPLPSIGLADILSERSSNKLEPTPVRTVTIRRGTEVTHTTIK encoded by the coding sequence ATGCGTATCGCATCTTTGCTGACCTTCACTGCAGGACTCGCCGTGGCGGGTGGCTCGGCTTACCTGGCGCGCGATTTTTTCGAGGCGAAATACAAGCGTGAGGTGGCCGCCGAGCGTGAAGGCCTCGTCGAGGTCCTCGCGGCCGCACAGAATATTCCCTTCGGTCAGACCATCGAGGCGCAGAAGCTGACCTCGATCTCTTGGCCGAAAGAAGCGCTGCCGCCGGGGGTCTTCACGGATTACGCAGCCCTTCTGCCCGCAGCGGGCGGGGAGCCGCGCCGCGCCCGCGCCGAGATCGCGCAGGGCGAGTTGATCCTCGCCTCCAAGGTCTCGAACTACGGTGAGAAGGTCACCATTGTTCAGACACTTGGCCCGAACAGTCGCGCGATGGCAATCCAAGTCAATGCTGCATCTGGGGTCGGGGGGTTCGTAACGCCGGGCGACCGTGTCGACGTGATGATGACGCGAGGAAATAACGACACGCTCAAGACCGTGACGATCCTTCAGGACGTCCGCGTCATCGGGGTCGATCAGGAAGCCGATGAGAAGGTGAAAACCCCCGGCGTGGCGCGCACTGTCACCGTCGAGGTCTCGCCCGATCAGGGCCAACGTCTCGCGCTGGCGCAGAAAGCGGGCACGCTCAGCCTGACGCTGCGCACGCTCGACGAGGCCGAGAGCGATCCGCTGCCCTCGATCGGGCTGGCGGATATTCTCAGCGAGCGGTCTTCGAACAAGCTCGAACCCACGCCCGTGCGCACGGTGACGATCCGGCGCGGCACGGAAGTCACCCATACGACGATCAAGTGA
- a CDS encoding pilus assembly protein TadG-related protein — MGRIQNSIRCFAREEDGTILVFFGMSLVVVLGLVALSFDLGRLGSTRSELQSFADSVALAAAGELDGNSDAITRANAAAQLIVDSQTFATGSQVLGAANDVTLTYLSALPDSDSDATNAVTTDPAKAAFVRVDVDEREVQGVFAAAFTTMGGYDAFDGSATAQAVAGLEILACDVTPLMFCVPPGFDAEKDIGQMILLRSGGGGDAAWGPGDFGFLDPNGAKIDDEGPCAKKSGAQLDACLLGAVSKITQCFNQRGVDLEPGQKEGRNAAIFNVRFDMYQSIMNGLSNDPDYAPAPNVIKGIVAANPSGKDGTTSNGGGKNTCIKENEELSPDTVGLPRDDCFLEGAAEPCGRFGDGDWSQGRITYMQKNYGIDITAEGATDPFADAETRYDLYLAEIAAAAGGDILSGRAETGLPSCAPAAAPNADRRVLIVAGIDCSAETGTVIKGAATDVPVKEFVKVFLTEPVGEDGSSPPTMDIWGEVIGSASNGDQEELGTGGMVRDVVQLYR; from the coding sequence ATGGGGCGCATCCAGAACAGCATCCGGTGTTTCGCCCGAGAGGAAGACGGGACGATCCTCGTCTTCTTCGGGATGAGCCTCGTGGTGGTGCTCGGTCTGGTCGCGCTCTCCTTCGATCTGGGTCGGCTCGGCAGCACCCGCTCGGAGCTGCAATCCTTCGCGGATTCGGTGGCGCTGGCGGCGGCGGGCGAGCTTGACGGCAATTCCGACGCGATCACCCGCGCCAATGCGGCCGCTCAACTCATCGTCGACAGCCAGACTTTCGCGACTGGCTCGCAGGTGCTGGGGGCTGCGAACGATGTGACCCTGACCTATCTCAGCGCCCTGCCGGACAGCGATAGCGACGCGACAAACGCGGTGACCACCGATCCGGCGAAGGCCGCCTTCGTGCGCGTCGATGTCGATGAGCGTGAGGTTCAGGGTGTCTTCGCCGCCGCGTTCACCACGATGGGCGGGTATGACGCGTTCGACGGCTCGGCCACGGCTCAGGCGGTCGCGGGGCTCGAAATCCTGGCCTGTGACGTCACGCCCTTGATGTTCTGCGTGCCGCCGGGCTTCGATGCGGAAAAGGATATCGGACAGATGATCCTGCTGCGCTCGGGCGGGGGCGGTGATGCCGCTTGGGGGCCGGGCGATTTCGGGTTCCTCGATCCGAATGGCGCGAAAATCGATGACGAGGGGCCTTGCGCCAAGAAATCCGGCGCGCAGCTCGACGCCTGCCTGCTCGGCGCGGTGAGCAAGATCACTCAATGCTTCAACCAGCGCGGCGTCGACCTCGAACCGGGCCAGAAGGAAGGACGCAACGCGGCGATCTTCAACGTGCGCTTCGACATGTATCAGTCGATCATGAACGGGCTGAGCAACGATCCCGATTATGCGCCTGCGCCCAATGTCATCAAGGGGATCGTCGCCGCCAATCCGAGCGGGAAGGATGGCACGACGTCCAATGGCGGCGGAAAAAACACCTGCATCAAGGAAAATGAAGAGCTTTCGCCCGACACGGTCGGCCTGCCGCGTGACGATTGCTTCCTGGAGGGGGCCGCTGAGCCCTGCGGTCGCTTCGGCGATGGCGACTGGTCGCAAGGCCGCATCACCTACATGCAGAAGAATTATGGCATCGACATCACGGCGGAGGGTGCCACGGATCCTTTCGCGGATGCCGAAACCCGCTATGACCTCTATCTTGCCGAAATCGCGGCGGCGGCTGGCGGCGACATCCTTTCGGGACGCGCCGAGACGGGCCTGCCGAGCTGCGCGCCCGCTGCCGCCCCCAATGCCGACCGCCGCGTTCTGATCGTCGCGGGCATCGATTGCAGCGCGGAGACGGGCACGGTGATCAAGGGCGCGGCCACGGATGTGCCGGTGAAGGAATTCGTCAAAGTCTTCCTGACCGAACCGGTGGGCGAAGACGGATCGAGCCCGCCGACGATGGATATCTGGGGCGAAGTGATCGGGTCGGCCAGCAATGGCGACCAAGAGGAACTGGGCACGGGCGGCATGGTCCGCGACGTCGTCCAGCTTTACCGATGA
- a CDS encoding TadE/TadG family type IV pilus assembly protein, which produces MRWFRAYRLRAPRRIWRDDEGAQLVEFALVLPLMLILFAAIIESGRMFLAYQTVIGGVRDASRYLARITPRSICETGGSVDGQAETLAGIVGNAITGGSVLGGGITVTTVEPSLDCIEGSYRFGDAPIVEVAANVTITFPFAGLFTLITPTTLGTVTTTIADQNRVFGS; this is translated from the coding sequence ATGCGGTGGTTTCGCGCATATCGCCTCCGCGCCCCGCGCCGCATCTGGCGCGATGATGAGGGCGCGCAGCTGGTGGAATTCGCGCTGGTGCTGCCGCTGATGCTCATCCTCTTCGCGGCGATCATCGAGAGCGGGCGGATGTTTCTCGCCTATCAGACGGTGATCGGCGGGGTGCGCGATGCAAGCCGTTACCTCGCCCGGATCACCCCGCGCAGCATCTGCGAAACCGGCGGCAGCGTCGATGGTCAGGCGGAGACGCTCGCCGGGATCGTCGGCAATGCGATCACCGGCGGTAGCGTGCTGGGGGGCGGGATCACCGTCACGACGGTGGAGCCGAGCCTCGATTGCATCGAAGGCAGCTACCGTTTCGGCGATGCGCCGATCGTCGAAGTGGCGGCGAATGTCACGATCACCTTCCCCTTCGCCGGTCTCTTCACCCTCATCACACCCACGACGCTCGGCACCGTCACCACGACGATCGCCGACCAGAACCGGGTCTTCGGCTCATGA
- a CDS encoding TadE/TadG family type IV pilus assembly protein, with protein MTGPLAYHARALRRFLRDEEGATLVEFTLVFGLYLLVFFGLLDFGRLAFHYVNMQRGLQVAARLAAVRPAACTGVPETNERGVTPKDETEPQFGTNCSAKSWVCAAPATVSCSGATTNATVAEIWPIVAPALPTGSTAANLSFSYSYDSELGFLGGPYVPMVTVELQNVSFQFATPLGALVGLVTGTANEDLDADIAFPSMSTSMPGEDLAQGAGS; from the coding sequence ATGACCGGGCCTCTCGCATATCACGCGCGCGCACTGCGCCGCTTCCTGCGCGACGAGGAGGGCGCGACCCTTGTCGAGTTCACGCTGGTCTTCGGCCTCTACCTGCTGGTGTTCTTCGGGCTGCTGGATTTCGGGCGTCTGGCCTTTCACTACGTCAATATGCAGCGCGGGTTGCAGGTCGCGGCGCGACTGGCAGCAGTGCGTCCGGCGGCATGTACCGGCGTGCCGGAGACGAACGAGCGGGGCGTGACGCCGAAAGACGAGACCGAGCCGCAATTCGGCACGAATTGCAGCGCCAAGAGCTGGGTCTGCGCGGCACCCGCCACGGTGAGCTGCTCGGGCGCGACGACGAATGCGACCGTGGCCGAGATCTGGCCGATCGTCGCCCCGGCGCTGCCGACTGGCTCGACCGCTGCGAACCTGTCCTTCAGCTATTCCTACGATTCCGAACTTGGATTTCTCGGCGGGCCCTATGTGCCGATGGTCACCGTCGAATTGCAGAATGTGAGCTTCCAATTCGCGACGCCGCTGGGCGCGCTGGTGGGGCTCGTGACCGGCACCGCCAATGAAGATCTTGATGCAGATATCGCCTTCCCGAGCATGAGCACGTCGATGCCGGGCGAGGATCTCGCGCAGGGCGCGGGAAGCTAA
- a CDS encoding AAA family ATPase, producing the protein MTRRTKPIFLVPEPSARDLAAPAKRRLTFSAEAERLTHARAPDEEGQVIAVARSRGGIGATMLAVNLAHQLAAQGVKKGQAPRRVGLIDLDLQFGMVAGFLDLDPSPALYDMARSGAVPDETFLDQSIQHSKDGLEVLCAPAAFAPLGALGADQVTELITLMQARCDYVVVDLPHALIDWVSPVLARASLMYLVTDLAVPSLQQARRLIDAYHEENLALEIEVVVNHQSRPLMRSRVQQEAAKALDRDLSHWLPDDPRAAKEAADRGVPLARIGGRSALSKAIAGLAKGRLAQSAARTN; encoded by the coding sequence ATGACCCGTAGGACGAAACCGATATTCCTGGTGCCCGAGCCGAGCGCGCGCGACCTTGCCGCGCCCGCCAAGCGCCGGCTGACCTTCTCCGCCGAGGCCGAGCGCCTGACACACGCGCGGGCGCCCGATGAGGAGGGGCAGGTCATCGCGGTCGCGCGGAGCCGCGGCGGGATCGGGGCCACGATGCTGGCGGTGAATCTCGCCCATCAACTGGCGGCTCAGGGTGTGAAGAAAGGCCAGGCGCCGCGCCGCGTCGGGCTGATCGACCTCGATCTGCAATTCGGCATGGTCGCGGGTTTCCTCGATCTCGATCCGAGCCCGGCGCTCTATGACATGGCGCGCAGTGGGGCGGTGCCGGACGAGACCTTCCTCGATCAGTCGATCCAGCATTCGAAAGACGGGCTGGAAGTGCTTTGCGCCCCCGCTGCTTTCGCGCCGCTCGGGGCGCTCGGGGCCGATCAGGTCACCGAACTCATCACGCTGATGCAGGCGCGCTGCGATTACGTCGTCGTCGATCTGCCGCATGCGCTGATCGACTGGGTCTCGCCGGTGCTGGCGCGCGCGTCCCTGATGTATCTGGTGACCGATCTCGCGGTGCCCTCGCTGCAGCAGGCACGCCGTCTGATCGACGCCTATCACGAGGAGAACCTCGCGCTGGAGATCGAGGTGGTCGTGAACCATCAAAGCCGTCCGCTGATGCGCTCGCGGGTGCAGCAGGAGGCGGCGAAGGCACTCGATCGCGATCTGAGCCACTGGTTGCCCGACGACCCGCGCGCCGCCAAGGAGGCTGCCGATCGCGGCGTGCCTCTTGCGCGGATCGGGGGGCGCTCAGCGCTGTCGAAAGCGATTGCCGGTCTGGCGAAGGGGCGGCTCGCACAGAGCGCGGCCCGGACGAATTGA